From Serinicoccus profundi, the proteins below share one genomic window:
- the gatB gene encoding Asp-tRNA(Asn)/Glu-tRNA(Gln) amidotransferase subunit GatB, translating to MSAQTTTAPERTVPYAELLTRYEPVIGLEVHVELGTATKMFCGCATGFGAEPNTQTCPVCLGLPGALPVVNATAVESAVRIGLALNCEIAQWCRFARKNYFYPDMPKNFQTSQYDEPIAFEGYLDVEVPPRDGVEEQPFTFRVEIERAHMEEDTGKSTHVGGATGRIHGASHSLVDYNRAGIPLIEIVTKPLTGAGERAPDVARAYVGALRDLLRALDVSDVKMEQGSLRCDANVSLMPIGADAFGTRTETKNVNSLRSVERAVRYEMTRHAAVLDSGAAITQETRHWHEDTGVTTSGRPKSDADDYRYFPEPDLVPVAPSREDVERLRATLPENPAERRRRLQTEWGYSDLEMRDVVNAGAAEVIEETVAAGASPAAARKWWMGELARRAKTAGEEGEPAALTDLGVTPAHVAELDQLVTSGRLNDSMARQTLEGVLAGEGSPTEVADARGLELVQDDGALQTAVDEVIAENADVAEKIRGGKVQAVGALIGQVMKKMRGQADAGKARQLILDTLGVEG from the coding sequence ATGAGCGCCCAGACGACCACCGCCCCCGAGCGCACCGTGCCCTACGCGGAGCTGTTGACCCGTTACGAGCCGGTCATCGGCCTGGAGGTGCACGTCGAGCTCGGCACCGCCACCAAGATGTTCTGCGGCTGCGCGACCGGCTTCGGCGCCGAGCCCAACACCCAGACCTGCCCGGTGTGCCTGGGCCTGCCCGGCGCGCTGCCGGTGGTCAACGCCACCGCGGTCGAGTCGGCGGTCCGGATCGGCCTGGCGCTGAACTGCGAGATCGCGCAGTGGTGCAGGTTCGCCCGGAAGAACTACTTCTACCCGGACATGCCGAAGAACTTCCAGACCAGCCAGTACGACGAGCCGATCGCCTTCGAGGGCTACCTCGACGTCGAGGTCCCGCCGCGAGACGGGGTGGAGGAGCAGCCCTTCACCTTCCGCGTGGAGATCGAGCGGGCCCACATGGAGGAGGACACCGGCAAGTCGACCCACGTCGGCGGCGCCACCGGGCGGATCCACGGGGCCAGCCACAGCCTCGTCGACTACAACCGCGCCGGCATACCCCTCATCGAGATCGTCACCAAGCCGCTCACCGGCGCCGGTGAGCGGGCGCCCGACGTGGCTCGCGCGTATGTCGGTGCGCTGCGCGACCTGCTGCGTGCGCTGGACGTCTCGGACGTCAAGATGGAGCAGGGGTCGCTGCGCTGCGACGCCAACGTCTCGCTCATGCCGATCGGTGCGGACGCCTTCGGCACCCGCACCGAGACCAAGAACGTCAACAGCCTGCGGTCGGTGGAGCGGGCGGTGCGCTACGAGATGACCCGGCACGCCGCGGTGCTCGACAGCGGTGCGGCGATCACCCAGGAGACCCGGCACTGGCACGAGGACACCGGGGTCACGACGTCCGGCCGCCCCAAGTCGGACGCGGACGACTACCGCTACTTCCCCGAGCCCGACCTCGTCCCGGTCGCGCCCTCCCGTGAGGACGTCGAGCGGCTGCGCGCCACCCTGCCGGAGAACCCGGCGGAGCGGCGTCGCCGGCTCCAGACCGAGTGGGGCTACTCCGACCTCGAGATGCGCGACGTCGTCAACGCCGGCGCCGCCGAGGTCATCGAGGAGACCGTCGCTGCCGGGGCGTCGCCCGCCGCCGCCCGCAAGTGGTGGATGGGTGAGCTCGCCCGCCGGGCCAAGACCGCGGGCGAGGAGGGGGAGCCGGCGGCCCTGACGGACCTCGGCGTCACCCCGGCGCACGTCGCCGAGCTGGACCAGCTGGTCACCAGCGGCCGGCTCAACGACTCGATGGCCCGCCAGACGCTGGAGGGCGTGCTGGCCGGCGAGGGCTCGCCCACCGAGGTCGCCGACGCCCGCGGCCTCGAGCTGGTGCAGGACGACGGTGCGCTGCAGACCGCCGTCGACGAGGTCATCGCGGAGAACGCCGACGTCGCCGAGAAGATCCGCGGCGGCAAGGTGCAGGCGGTCGGTGCGCTCATCGGTCAGGTGATGAAGAAGATGCGTGGCCAGGCCGACGCCGGCAAGGCGCGCCAGCTCATCCTCGACACCCTCGGCGTCGAGGGTTGA
- a CDS encoding class I SAM-dependent methyltransferase, which translates to MTRELWDDEADRFDDEPDHGLADPAVREAWRVLLLGVLPSAPARIADLGCGTGTLTRLLTDEGYRVDGLDFSPEMIRRARSKVPEAEFVVGDAAEPALEPHAYDVVLSRHVLWAMPDPAQTFARWLELLRPAGSVVLVEGHWSTGAGLSAAECERLVRTRRAEVSVRHLPETAYWGKEIEDERYLIVSPR; encoded by the coding sequence ATGACGCGCGAGCTGTGGGACGACGAGGCCGACCGCTTCGACGACGAGCCGGACCACGGGCTCGCCGACCCGGCGGTGCGGGAGGCCTGGCGCGTGCTCCTGCTCGGAGTTCTCCCCTCGGCCCCGGCTCGCATCGCCGACCTCGGGTGCGGCACCGGCACCCTGACCCGACTCCTCACCGACGAGGGCTACCGGGTCGACGGGCTCGACTTCTCGCCCGAGATGATCCGGCGCGCCCGGAGCAAGGTCCCCGAGGCCGAGTTCGTCGTCGGCGACGCGGCCGAGCCGGCGCTCGAGCCCCACGCCTACGACGTCGTCCTCAGTCGGCACGTCCTGTGGGCGATGCCCGACCCCGCCCAGACCTTCGCCCGGTGGCTGGAGCTGCTGCGTCCGGCAGGGAGCGTCGTCCTCGTCGAGGGCCACTGGTCCACGGGTGCCGGGCTGAGCGCTGCCGAGTGCGAACGCCTCGTGCGCACCCGGCGCGCGGAGGTCAGCGTCCGTCACCTACCGGAGACGGCCTACTGGGGCAAGGAGATCGAGGACGAGCGCTACCTCATCGTGAGTCCGCGCTGA
- the gatA gene encoding Asp-tRNA(Asn)/Glu-tRNA(Gln) amidotransferase subunit GatA: MSDLDLTRLTAVEMADRLAAGTLTSVELTQAHLDRIERLNPTLHAYLLVDGEGALATAREVDAARTAGEQLPRLAGVPVAVKDIACTQGMTTTAGSRMLEDFVPPYDATIVTRLREARMPILGKTNMDEFAMGSSTEHSAFGPTRNPWDLDRIPGGSGGGSSAAVAAYLAPLAIGSDTGGSIRQPAAVTGTVGTKPTYGAVSRYGIIALASSLDQIGPCARTVADAALLHEVLAGHDPMDSTSIDTPVPDVVTASGTTDLSGLRIGVVREIAGTDGEGFQPGVLARFEESLDALRGLGAEITEISCPHFAYAMAAYYLILPSEASSNLARYDAMRYGRRSTPEGSPSAEQVMGASRDEGFGEEVKRRIILGTYALSSGYYDAYYGQAQKVRTLIARDFEAAFEQVDVLVSPTAPTTAFRIGDKTEDPMAMYLNDIATIPANLAGVPGMSIPSGLADEDGLPVGLQILAPAMQDQRLYAVGAALEQRLRQAQGGYVIEQAPEIEVRA; the protein is encoded by the coding sequence ATGAGCGATCTCGACCTCACCCGCCTCACCGCCGTCGAGATGGCCGACCGGCTCGCCGCCGGCACGCTCACCTCGGTGGAGCTCACCCAGGCCCACCTCGACCGGATCGAGCGGCTCAACCCGACCCTCCACGCCTATCTGCTCGTCGACGGCGAGGGCGCCCTCGCCACGGCCCGTGAGGTCGACGCCGCGCGCACGGCGGGGGAGCAGCTGCCCCGGCTGGCGGGGGTGCCCGTCGCGGTCAAGGACATCGCCTGCACGCAGGGCATGACCACGACCGCCGGCAGCCGGATGCTCGAGGACTTCGTCCCGCCCTACGACGCGACGATCGTCACCAGGCTGCGCGAGGCCCGGATGCCGATCCTCGGCAAGACCAACATGGACGAGTTCGCCATGGGCTCCTCCACCGAGCACTCCGCCTTCGGGCCGACCCGCAACCCGTGGGACCTCGACCGGATCCCCGGCGGGTCCGGCGGCGGCAGCAGCGCCGCGGTCGCGGCATACCTCGCGCCGCTCGCGATCGGCTCCGACACCGGCGGGTCGATCCGTCAGCCCGCCGCGGTCACCGGCACCGTCGGCACCAAGCCGACCTACGGCGCGGTGAGCCGCTACGGCATCATCGCGCTGGCCTCGAGCCTGGACCAGATCGGCCCGTGCGCACGCACTGTCGCCGACGCGGCCCTGCTCCACGAGGTGCTCGCGGGGCACGACCCGATGGACTCCACGTCCATCGACACACCCGTCCCGGACGTCGTCACCGCGAGCGGCACCACGGATCTCTCCGGCCTGCGCATCGGCGTCGTCCGCGAGATCGCGGGCACCGACGGCGAGGGCTTCCAGCCCGGGGTGCTCGCCCGCTTCGAGGAGTCGCTGGACGCGCTGCGCGGTCTCGGGGCGGAGATCACCGAGATCTCCTGCCCGCACTTCGCCTACGCCATGGCCGCCTACTACCTCATCCTCCCCTCCGAGGCGAGCAGCAACCTGGCCCGCTACGACGCGATGCGCTACGGCCGACGCTCCACCCCCGAGGGCAGCCCCAGCGCCGAGCAGGTCATGGGCGCCAGCCGCGACGAGGGCTTCGGCGAGGAGGTCAAGCGCCGCATCATCCTGGGCACCTATGCCCTGTCCAGCGGCTACTACGACGCCTACTACGGCCAGGCGCAGAAGGTCCGCACCCTCATCGCGCGCGACTTCGAGGCCGCCTTCGAGCAGGTCGACGTGCTCGTCAGCCCGACCGCGCCGACGACCGCCTTCAGGATCGGCGACAAGACCGAGGACCCCATGGCGATGTACCTCAACGACATCGCGACCATCCCCGCCAACCTCGCGGGCGTGCCGGGCATGTCGATCCCGTCCGGGCTCGCCGACGAGGACGGCCTCCCCGTGGGTCTGCAGATCCTCGCCCCCGCGATGCAGGACCAGCGCCTGTATGCCGTCGGCGCGGCCCTGGAGCAGCGGCTGCGGCAGGCGCAGGGCGGCTACGTCATCGAGCAGGCTCCCGAGATCGAGGTGAGGGCATGA
- a CDS encoding cell wall-binding repeat-containing protein, protein MAASALDGPAAAGPVSMTGNFQDGTYIVVLDKLPLATNPGTAGSAMAKVDTTSAKAISYTDQLLAQQDGVLQGVSAEPTYRYTVALNGFAVKLTAAEAAALSQRSDVVSVTRSTMRQLDSDILGAPDGAPANPDTDLSPDLLGLRGEGGVWSQLGGPMEAGKGTVVGVIDSGIAYDNDSFAADGMPAAPAGWAGECETGEGDDAGDFPASACTNKIVGARYFVEGARAAGYNPITAESVSPLDTDGHGSHVAGTAVGREVSLEDAGGETYDLAGMVPGAHVAAYKVCYDFEDVSGCFPDDSIAAIDAAVADGVDVINFSISGDPTTYEDPVDLAFKNATAAGVFNTASAGNSAEDGVAVAHIGPWQTTVGASTHRAEDGPVPSIGSFSGRGPVDVAPDEQTILKPDLGAPGINVLAAVASEGGTPGWNYLTGTSMSSPHVAGLGALIAAEYPEWSPMAVKSALQTSTIDYANAESNQAVVGGTGFVEPRAFLEPGLVFDSGEADWDAFLADPSTGYDLNAAYVSIPALGAEPTVLTRTVTNPGDADATFEASFAGPDTLSVTVEPSTVTVPAGGTAEVTISVANTGAATDAWQEGDLSWTSGDTVVEIPVLARGQVAGEDPGPEPDPMVERVFGKDRYATASEISELYPAIDTVYIASGTGFADAMSGSPAATQGLIPRMATTPDGDPAPVLLTKNDHLPNATIAALDTLDPSNIVILGGDGAVSEDVEGDLAAWGDVTRVEGTDRYETSANLAMMFGEDVDTVYLASGDDVAYADALAGAARAGSETAPVLLTRPDMVPAATAEALATLNPDTIVVLGGEGAVSDVVYTQVQADERISGANRYETAVAISQEHDADIPVVYIASGRDFPDALAGSALAGHEDVPVLLTKPNQLPSATLAELDRLSPERVVILGGTNAVSQQVEDRLNEEYPGWVG, encoded by the coding sequence GTGGCCGCTTCCGCGCTCGATGGACCGGCTGCCGCCGGCCCGGTCAGCATGACCGGGAACTTCCAGGACGGCACCTACATCGTGGTGCTCGACAAGCTGCCGCTGGCCACCAACCCGGGCACCGCCGGGTCGGCCATGGCCAAGGTGGACACCACCTCGGCGAAGGCCATCTCCTACACCGACCAGCTGCTCGCGCAGCAGGACGGTGTCCTCCAGGGCGTCTCCGCCGAGCCGACCTACCGCTACACGGTCGCCCTCAACGGCTTCGCCGTGAAGCTCACCGCCGCCGAGGCCGCCGCGCTCTCCCAGCGCAGCGACGTCGTGTCGGTGACCCGTTCCACGATGCGCCAGCTGGACTCGGACATCCTGGGCGCGCCCGACGGCGCGCCGGCCAACCCCGACACCGACCTCTCGCCCGACCTGCTCGGTCTGCGCGGCGAGGGTGGCGTGTGGTCCCAGCTCGGGGGCCCGATGGAGGCCGGCAAGGGCACGGTCGTCGGCGTCATCGACTCCGGCATCGCCTACGACAACGACTCCTTCGCCGCCGACGGTATGCCGGCCGCCCCCGCCGGGTGGGCCGGCGAGTGCGAGACCGGTGAGGGTGACGACGCGGGCGACTTCCCGGCCTCGGCCTGCACCAACAAGATCGTCGGCGCGCGCTATTTCGTCGAGGGAGCCCGCGCGGCCGGCTACAACCCGATCACGGCGGAGAGCGTCAGCCCGCTCGACACCGACGGGCACGGCTCGCACGTCGCGGGCACGGCGGTCGGTCGCGAGGTGTCCCTCGAGGACGCGGGCGGCGAGACCTACGACCTGGCCGGCATGGTGCCGGGTGCCCACGTCGCGGCCTACAAGGTCTGCTACGACTTCGAGGACGTGAGCGGGTGCTTCCCGGACGACTCCATCGCGGCGATCGACGCCGCCGTGGCCGACGGCGTGGACGTCATCAACTTCTCGATCAGCGGTGACCCGACGACCTACGAGGACCCGGTCGACCTGGCCTTCAAGAACGCCACGGCCGCCGGGGTCTTCAACACCGCCTCGGCCGGAAACTCGGCCGAGGACGGTGTCGCGGTCGCCCACATCGGTCCCTGGCAGACCACGGTCGGCGCATCGACCCACCGCGCCGAGGACGGCCCGGTCCCCTCGATCGGCAGCTTCTCCGGGCGCGGCCCGGTGGACGTCGCGCCGGACGAGCAGACCATCCTCAAGCCGGACCTCGGAGCCCCCGGCATCAACGTCCTGGCCGCTGTCGCGAGCGAGGGCGGCACGCCCGGCTGGAACTACCTCACCGGCACCTCGATGTCGTCGCCGCACGTCGCCGGTCTCGGCGCGCTCATCGCCGCCGAGTACCCGGAGTGGTCGCCGATGGCGGTCAAGTCGGCGCTGCAGACCTCGACCATCGACTACGCCAACGCCGAGAGCAACCAGGCGGTCGTGGGTGGCACCGGCTTCGTCGAGCCGCGCGCCTTCCTCGAGCCCGGCCTGGTCTTCGACTCGGGCGAGGCCGACTGGGACGCCTTCCTGGCCGACCCGTCGACCGGTTACGACCTCAACGCCGCCTACGTCTCGATCCCCGCGCTGGGTGCCGAGCCGACGGTCCTGACCCGGACCGTCACCAACCCCGGTGACGCCGACGCGACCTTCGAGGCCTCCTTCGCCGGTCCGGACACGCTGTCCGTGACCGTCGAGCCGTCCACGGTCACCGTGCCGGCCGGCGGCACCGCCGAGGTGACGATCTCCGTCGCCAACACCGGCGCGGCCACCGACGCCTGGCAGGAGGGTGACCTCAGCTGGACCTCCGGCGACACCGTCGTCGAGATCCCGGTCCTGGCCCGCGGCCAGGTCGCCGGCGAGGACCCCGGCCCCGAGCCCGACCCGATGGTCGAGCGCGTGTTCGGCAAGGACCGCTACGCCACCGCCTCGGAGATCTCCGAGCTCTACCCGGCCATCGACACGGTCTACATCGCCTCCGGCACCGGCTTCGCCGACGCCATGTCGGGTTCGCCGGCCGCCACCCAGGGTCTGATCCCCCGGATGGCGACCACGCCCGACGGTGACCCGGCCCCGGTCCTGCTCACCAAGAACGACCACCTGCCCAACGCCACCATCGCGGCGCTGGACACGCTGGACCCGAGCAACATCGTCATCCTCGGTGGCGACGGTGCGGTGTCCGAGGACGTCGAGGGCGACCTCGCGGCCTGGGGCGACGTGACCCGCGTCGAGGGGACGGACCGTTACGAGACGTCCGCCAACCTCGCGATGATGTTCGGCGAGGACGTCGACACGGTCTACCTCGCCTCGGGCGACGACGTGGCCTACGCCGACGCCCTGGCGGGCGCCGCCCGCGCAGGCAGCGAGACCGCCCCGGTCCTGCTGACCCGTCCGGACATGGTGCCCGCGGCCACGGCCGAGGCCCTGGCCACCCTCAACCCCGACACGATCGTCGTGCTCGGTGGCGAGGGTGCGGTGAGCGACGTCGTCTACACCCAGGTGCAGGCCGACGAGCGCATCTCCGGCGCCAACCGCTACGAGACCGCTGTCGCGATCTCGCAGGAGCACGACGCCGACATCCCGGTGGTCTACATCGCCTCCGGCCGGGACTTCCCGGACGCGCTGGCGGGCTCGGCCCTGGCCGGTCACGAGGACGTGCCGGTGCTGCTCACCAAGCCCAACCAGCTGCCCTCGGCGACGCTGGCCGAGCTGGACCGGCTCAGCCCCGAGCGGGTCGTCATCCTCGGTGGCACCAACGCGGTGTCGCAGCAGGTCGAGGACCGGCTCAACGAGGAGTACCCGGGT
- a CDS encoding NAD(P)-dependent oxidoreductase has product MPSPERETPVAAVPEELLAHLGDVDGVEVLPYDHHDAEALPGGGRDVDVLALSMIAGPWLKRMGEVPGLRAVVLASAGYEHALPYLPDGVELANAVGVHDTATSELALALLLAAQRQLPHHVLRQADGVWDRSVPGPWRSLADSTVLVVGYGGIGTALTRRLLACECDVLAVASADRAGDDLVDRVHGIDRLPELLPRADAVVLMLPLTDRTRGLLGAAELAALPDDALVVNVARGPVVDTDALLAECASGRLRAALDVTDPEPLPDGHPAFSTPGVLVVPHVGGASPASLPRMGSYLNSQLTAYRDNGVLLHQVAGTASSPL; this is encoded by the coding sequence ATGCCGTCCCCCGAGCGAGAGACTCCGGTCGCCGCCGTCCCCGAGGAGCTGCTCGCGCACCTCGGGGACGTCGACGGTGTCGAGGTGCTGCCCTACGACCACCACGACGCCGAGGCCCTGCCCGGGGGCGGGCGTGACGTCGACGTCCTCGCGCTGTCGATGATCGCCGGGCCGTGGCTGAAGCGGATGGGTGAGGTGCCCGGGCTGCGCGCGGTCGTCCTGGCCTCCGCGGGTTACGAGCACGCTCTGCCCTACCTGCCCGACGGGGTCGAGCTGGCCAACGCGGTCGGCGTGCACGACACCGCGACCAGCGAGCTGGCCCTCGCCCTGCTCCTCGCGGCCCAGCGGCAGCTGCCGCACCACGTGCTGCGCCAGGCGGACGGGGTCTGGGACCGCTCGGTCCCCGGCCCGTGGCGCTCGCTGGCCGACTCCACCGTGCTCGTCGTCGGCTACGGCGGCATCGGGACGGCCCTGACCCGTCGGCTCCTCGCCTGCGAGTGCGACGTGCTCGCGGTCGCCAGCGCCGACCGTGCGGGGGACGACCTGGTCGACCGCGTGCACGGCATCGACCGTCTGCCCGAGCTGCTGCCGCGCGCCGACGCGGTCGTGCTCATGCTGCCCCTCACCGACCGCACCCGTGGCCTGCTGGGCGCCGCCGAGCTCGCTGCCCTGCCCGACGACGCCCTCGTCGTCAATGTCGCCCGCGGTCCGGTCGTCGACACCGACGCCCTGCTCGCCGAGTGCGCGAGCGGTCGGCTGCGGGCCGCCCTCGACGTCACCGACCCCGAGCCGCTCCCCGACGGACACCCCGCCTTCTCCACCCCGGGGGTCCTCGTCGTGCCGCACGTCGGGGGAGCCTCGCCGGCCTCGCTGCCGCGGATGGGAAGTTACTTGAATTCTCAACTCACGGCATACCGCGACAATGGTGTGCTGCTGCACCAGGTGGCCGGAACGGCGTCGTCCCCCCTCTGA
- a CDS encoding NADPH-dependent FMN reductase, whose translation MTTGTDRPTVLVLVGSLRADSSNRRLAEAATALLPEEVQARVSELPPQLPHYDQDLDTSTPLEVVSAFRDEVAGADAVIVVTPEFNGSLPSVLKNAVDWASRPRGEAALAGKPAAVLGASASPRGAQWAREDAVRVLKVAGAEPIEVTLGVASSLSAFEGQRLVDEQAQGQLAELMGRLVGARVAA comes from the coding sequence GTGACTACTGGAACCGACCGCCCCACCGTGCTCGTGCTCGTCGGCAGCCTGCGCGCCGACTCCTCGAACCGCCGCCTCGCCGAGGCCGCGACGGCGCTGCTGCCCGAGGAGGTCCAGGCCCGCGTCAGCGAGCTGCCGCCCCAGTTGCCGCACTACGACCAGGACCTCGACACCAGCACGCCGCTGGAGGTCGTGAGCGCCTTCCGCGACGAGGTGGCGGGGGCGGACGCCGTCATCGTGGTGACGCCGGAGTTCAACGGCAGCCTGCCCAGCGTGCTCAAGAACGCCGTCGACTGGGCGTCCCGCCCCCGCGGCGAGGCCGCGCTCGCGGGCAAGCCCGCCGCGGTGCTCGGTGCCTCCGCGTCGCCGCGTGGCGCGCAGTGGGCCCGGGAGGACGCCGTCCGGGTGCTGAAGGTCGCCGGGGCCGAGCCGATCGAGGTGACCCTCGGCGTGGCCTCCTCGCTGTCGGCCTTCGAGGGGCAGCGGCTGGTCGACGAGCAGGCCCAGGGACAGCTCGCCGAGCTCATGGGCCGCCTCGTCGGCGCTCGGGTCGCCGCCTGA
- a CDS encoding glutaredoxin domain-containing protein, whose product MEQDDPRGDVVIYWRPGCGFCAMLKARLGRLRDRATWVNIWDDEEAAAFVRSVNDGNETVPTVVMDGIPVTNPNPSVVKERLARG is encoded by the coding sequence ATGGAGCAGGACGACCCGCGCGGCGACGTGGTGATCTACTGGCGACCGGGATGCGGCTTCTGCGCCATGCTCAAGGCCCGGCTGGGCCGGCTCCGTGACCGGGCGACCTGGGTGAACATCTGGGACGACGAGGAGGCTGCGGCCTTCGTGCGCAGCGTCAACGACGGCAACGAGACCGTGCCCACCGTGGTGATGGACGGCATACCCGTGACCAACCCGAACCCGTCCGTGGTCAAGGAGCGCCTGGCCCGCGGATAG
- a CDS encoding MFS transporter produces MIDQPHGGYLDRRSPRGRVMLVAVTLGSGVAILDGSVVNVALRAIGEDLQASLPQLQWVIGGYLLSLASLVLVAGALGDRIGRRRVYLVGMAWFLVASGLCALAQDPGQLIAARLVQGVGAALLTPGALALIQASYAPGDRAPAIGTWAGVSGIAAAIGPLLGGAIVDTTSWRWIFAINVPLCLVVIALTLWSAPESRDTETTGRFDLAGSALIVVTLGASTWALTTAADAQTWAVVLAWVVAGVAAVAFVAWSRRAAYPLVPLHLFGSRVFSAANAMTLLVYGALGVVMLFVVIQLQVTSGWSATASGLAGLPVTIALLLLSTRAAALADRIGPRVPMTLGPIVCGLGTVLMVGIGRGTGWVGVLPGMVIFSLGLALLVSPLTAAVLAAVADRYAGLASGINNAVARTGSLLAVAALPAVVGLSGDDYADPVAFTDGYRAAMLICTALLVAGGVISWFGLGRGRVSADSR; encoded by the coding sequence GTGATCGACCAGCCGCACGGGGGATATCTCGACCGGCGCTCCCCACGCGGGCGGGTGATGCTGGTTGCGGTGACCCTGGGATCGGGGGTGGCGATCCTCGACGGCTCGGTCGTCAACGTCGCCCTCCGCGCGATCGGTGAGGACCTGCAGGCGAGCCTGCCGCAGCTGCAGTGGGTGATCGGCGGCTACCTGCTCTCGCTCGCCTCGCTCGTGCTCGTGGCGGGCGCGCTGGGTGACCGGATCGGCCGGCGGCGGGTCTACCTCGTCGGCATGGCGTGGTTCCTGGTCGCCTCCGGTCTCTGCGCGCTGGCTCAGGACCCGGGTCAGCTCATCGCCGCGCGCCTCGTGCAGGGCGTCGGCGCGGCACTGCTCACACCGGGTGCATTGGCGCTCATCCAGGCGAGCTACGCCCCGGGCGACCGGGCGCCCGCGATCGGCACGTGGGCCGGGGTGTCCGGGATCGCCGCCGCCATCGGCCCGCTCCTGGGCGGGGCGATCGTCGACACCACGAGCTGGCGGTGGATCTTCGCCATCAACGTGCCGCTGTGCCTGGTCGTCATCGCGCTGACCCTCTGGTCGGCGCCGGAGAGCCGGGACACCGAGACGACCGGCCGCTTCGACCTCGCCGGCTCGGCACTGATCGTCGTGACGCTGGGTGCCTCGACGTGGGCGCTGACCACCGCGGCCGACGCGCAGACCTGGGCCGTCGTGCTCGCCTGGGTGGTCGCGGGTGTCGCGGCCGTGGCCTTCGTCGCGTGGAGCCGGCGCGCGGCATACCCCCTGGTGCCGTTGCACCTCTTCGGCTCTCGCGTCTTCTCCGCGGCCAACGCCATGACCCTGCTGGTGTATGGCGCGCTCGGCGTCGTCATGCTCTTCGTCGTCATCCAGCTCCAGGTCACCTCCGGGTGGTCGGCGACCGCCTCGGGGCTGGCGGGGCTGCCGGTCACCATCGCGCTCCTGCTGCTCTCGACGCGCGCCGCCGCACTGGCCGACCGCATCGGCCCGCGGGTCCCGATGACCCTCGGACCGATCGTGTGCGGCCTGGGGACGGTGCTCATGGTCGGGATCGGGCGGGGCACCGGTTGGGTCGGGGTGCTGCCGGGCATGGTGATCTTCTCCCTGGGCCTGGCGCTGCTCGTCTCCCCGCTCACCGCCGCGGTGCTCGCCGCGGTCGCCGACCGGTATGCCGGTCTGGCCAGCGGGATCAACAACGCCGTCGCCCGCACGGGCTCGCTGCTGGCGGTGGCCGCGCTGCCGGCCGTGGTCGGACTGTCCGGGGACGACTACGCCGACCCGGTCGCCTTCACGGACGGCTACCGCGCGGCCATGCTCATCTGCACCGCGCTGCTGGTGGCCGGTGGCGTGATCAGCTGGTTCGGACTGGGGCGCGGCCGCGTCAGCGCGGACTCACGATGA
- the gatC gene encoding Asp-tRNA(Asn)/Glu-tRNA(Gln) amidotransferase subunit GatC, with translation MSTLSREDVAHVAMLARIQLEDAELDRLATQLDQIVDWVSQVGEVASADVPPMSHPLPLANVTRPDEVRESLSVEQALANAPQAQDDRFAVPRILDEE, from the coding sequence ATGTCCACTCTCTCGCGCGAAGACGTCGCGCACGTCGCCATGCTGGCGCGGATCCAGCTCGAGGACGCCGAGCTCGACCGGCTCGCCACCCAGCTCGACCAGATCGTCGACTGGGTCAGCCAGGTCGGTGAGGTCGCCTCGGCCGACGTGCCCCCGATGTCGCACCCGCTGCCCCTGGCCAACGTCACCCGCCCCGACGAGGTGCGGGAGAGCCTGAGCGTCGAGCAGGCGCTCGCCAACGCTCCGCAGGCACAGGACGACCGGTTCGCCGTGCCGCGCATCCTGGACGAGGAGTGA